CGGTGACGCGGGCGGTAACAACGAGTGGGCAACCGTTGCGGCCAAAACGGCCGGTGCGGCGCAAGCCCGCCACTTTGTCCGCGCGCCGGCAGCGTTCTTCCTGTCATGCATAACTGTCAAGCCGTCAGCACGAGAAGAACATCATGCGCGCAACAAACACATTGCTAGCGGCAGCGCCGGGCAACCCGCTGGCAGGCGTGGCGTCTGTGCAAAAGGCATACGATGCCGGAACGCACCGCCTGATTTCGCCAAGACAGACCGTCGAGCGCATCAAACCCTTGATGCCGGTGATGGGGATAACACGTATAGCCAATGTCACAGGACTGGATACTATTGGCATTCCGGTAGTAATGGTGAGCCGGCCGAATTCGCGGTCGATCTCGGTAGCACAGGGCAAGGGCGCATCACTTGACGCGGCAAAGGCATCTGGTCTGATGGAATCAGTTGAGAGCTTCCACGCCGAGCGCATCTCTCTGCCCCTGATGTTGGGTAGTTACGAGGATATTCGCTACAACCACAACGTGGTCGACGTTGATCGGCTACCGCACCTGACGGACAGTCTCTATACGCCCCATACCCAACTCTTGTGGATAGAAGGGCGGGACCTGATATCCGATCAGGGGGTCTGGGTACCCTATGAGATGGTGCACCTGGACTATACGTTGCCGCTGCCAACAGGCCACGGTTGTTTCGTGCCCAGTTCGAATGGACTGGCGTCGGGCAATCATCTGTTCGAGGCCATCTCGCATGGCATCTCCGAGGTTGTCGAACGCGACGCTGTGACACTGTGGCACCTGCTTGACTCAGAAGAGCAGGAGCGCACGCGCGTCAACCTGGACACGGTCGATGATGCCGGTTGCCGCGAACTCTTGGACAAGTACGCTGATGCCGGCGTTTTGGTCGCGGTCTGGGAGGTCACGTCGGATATCGGCATGCCCGCCTTTCTGTGCCGGATCCTTC
The sequence above is a segment of the Pseudomonadota bacterium genome. Coding sequences within it:
- a CDS encoding YcaO-like family protein, with amino-acid sequence MQKAYDAGTHRLISPRQTVERIKPLMPVMGITRIANVTGLDTIGIPVVMVSRPNSRSISVAQGKGASLDAAKASGLMESVESFHAERISLPLMLGSYEDIRYNHNVVDVDRLPHLTDSLYTPHTQLLWIEGRDLISDQGVWVPYEMVHLDYTLPLPTGHGCFVPSSNGLASGNHLFEAISHGISEVVERDAVTLWHLLDSEEQERTRVNLDTVDDAGCRELLDKYADAGVLVAVWEVTSDIGMPAFLCRILQEAPPPYNDYRPASGMGCHPARQIALSRALTEAAQSRLTFISGARDDLWRSDYDSFLDPETHKIWLSYMESTWDGRDFQEMATFVGGSFEEDIAWEVERLQEVGVNQIVAVDLTKSEFGIPVVRVIIPGLEGMDHSPKYVPGERARKLLKRRT